The proteins below are encoded in one region of Oncorhynchus kisutch isolate 150728-3 linkage group LG14, Okis_V2, whole genome shotgun sequence:
- the LOC109880390 gene encoding CCN family member 2-like isoform X2 translates to MSEEIITRMCLFLLIVCSTMAQDCSDPCDCPSDPPPCPFGTSLVLDGCGCCKVCARQADEPCTLLEPCDHHRGLYCDYAMLSDTEHGICMAQEGQTCDLGGVIYRSGETFQPSCKHQCVCMNGEIGCVPTCASDMWLPSPDCPYPRRIQIPGRCCEEWVCDQSPQDHPYQSAMAVYREVSAHGPVPVESPRENCIVQTTKWDECSATCGMGVSSRVTNDNERCQLERQTRICMIRPCHVEQEKDIKRGKKCVRTPKSPRGVRFQLSGCSSRRVYKPKFCGVCTDGRCCTPHSTVTAEVEFHCPEGDAFRRKMMFVKTCSCHHDCPRDNDIFLASHTRRMIGDYDNDM, encoded by the exons ATGTCTGAGGAAATTATTACCAGAATGTGCCTTTTTCTACTCATCGTCTGCTCG ACAATGGCCCAGGACTGTTCCGATCCCTGTGACTGTCCCTCGGACCCCCCTCCATGCCCGTTTGGTACCAGCCTGGTTCTGGATGGCTGTGGTTGCTGTAAGGTGTGTGCCAGGCAAGCCGACGAGCCCTGTACCCTCCTGGAGCCATGTGACCACCACAGGGGGCTTTACTGTGATTATGCAATGCTGAGTGACACTGAACACGGCATCTGCATGG CCCAGGAAGGCCAGACGTGTGACCTGGGAGGGGTCATCTACCGCAGTGGTGAGACCTTTCAGCCCAGCTGCAAGCACCAGTGTGTCTGTATGAACGGAGAGATTGGCTGCGTGCCAACCTGTGCCAGCGACATGTGGCTGCCCTCCCCAGACTGCCCGTACCCACGCCGCATCCAGATCCCTGGGAGGTGCTGTGAGGAGTGGGTGTGTGATCAGAGCCCTCAGGACCACCCCTATCAGTCAGCCATGGCTG TCTACAGAGAGGTGTCAGCCCACGGGCCGGTCCCGGTGGAGAGCCCCAGGGAGAACTGCATCGTCCAGACCACCAAATGGGACGAGTGCTCGGCCACCTGTGGCATGGGCGTGTCGTCCCGCGTCACCAATGACAATGAGCGGTGCCAGCTGGAGAGGCAGACCCGTATCTGTATGATCCGGCCCTGCCACGTGGAGCAAGAGAAGGACATCAAG AGGGGGAAGAAGTGTGTACGGACCCCCAAGTCCCCACGCGGCGTGCGTTTCCAGCTGTCAGGCTGCAGCAGCAGGAGGGTCTACAAGCCCAAGTTCTGTGGTGTGTGTACGGACGGGCGCTGCTGTACCCCCCACAGCACCGTCACCGCAGAGGTGGAGTTCCACTGTCCCGAGGGAGACGCCTTCAGACGCAAGATGATGTTCGTCAAGACGTGCTCCTGTCACCACGACTGTCCCCGAGACAATGACATCTTCCTGGCTTCGCACACACGCAGGATGATCGGGGACTATGACAACGATATGTAA
- the LOC109880390 gene encoding CCN family member 2-like isoform X1 — MSEEIITRMCLFLLIVCSTMAQDCSDPCDCPSDPPPCPFGTSLVLDGCGCCKVCARQADEPCTLLEPCDHHRGLYCDYAMLSDTEHGICMAQEGQTCDLGGVIYRSGETFQPSCKHQCVCMNGEIGCVPTCASDMWLPSPDCPYPRRIQIPGRCCEEWVCDQSPQDHPYQSAMAGSEIHPLVSSSPLSVYREVSAHGPVPVESPRENCIVQTTKWDECSATCGMGVSSRVTNDNERCQLERQTRICMIRPCHVEQEKDIKRGKKCVRTPKSPRGVRFQLSGCSSRRVYKPKFCGVCTDGRCCTPHSTVTAEVEFHCPEGDAFRRKMMFVKTCSCHHDCPRDNDIFLASHTRRMIGDYDNDM, encoded by the exons ATGTCTGAGGAAATTATTACCAGAATGTGCCTTTTTCTACTCATCGTCTGCTCG ACAATGGCCCAGGACTGTTCCGATCCCTGTGACTGTCCCTCGGACCCCCCTCCATGCCCGTTTGGTACCAGCCTGGTTCTGGATGGCTGTGGTTGCTGTAAGGTGTGTGCCAGGCAAGCCGACGAGCCCTGTACCCTCCTGGAGCCATGTGACCACCACAGGGGGCTTTACTGTGATTATGCAATGCTGAGTGACACTGAACACGGCATCTGCATGG CCCAGGAAGGCCAGACGTGTGACCTGGGAGGGGTCATCTACCGCAGTGGTGAGACCTTTCAGCCCAGCTGCAAGCACCAGTGTGTCTGTATGAACGGAGAGATTGGCTGCGTGCCAACCTGTGCCAGCGACATGTGGCTGCCCTCCCCAGACTGCCCGTACCCACGCCGCATCCAGATCCCTGGGAGGTGCTGTGAGGAGTGGGTGTGTGATCAGAGCCCTCAGGACCACCCCTATCAGTCAGCCATGGCTG GATCTGAAATTCACCCCTTggtctcttcttcccctctgtcAGTCTACAGAGAGGTGTCAGCCCACGGGCCGGTCCCGGTGGAGAGCCCCAGGGAGAACTGCATCGTCCAGACCACCAAATGGGACGAGTGCTCGGCCACCTGTGGCATGGGCGTGTCGTCCCGCGTCACCAATGACAATGAGCGGTGCCAGCTGGAGAGGCAGACCCGTATCTGTATGATCCGGCCCTGCCACGTGGAGCAAGAGAAGGACATCAAG AGGGGGAAGAAGTGTGTACGGACCCCCAAGTCCCCACGCGGCGTGCGTTTCCAGCTGTCAGGCTGCAGCAGCAGGAGGGTCTACAAGCCCAAGTTCTGTGGTGTGTGTACGGACGGGCGCTGCTGTACCCCCCACAGCACCGTCACCGCAGAGGTGGAGTTCCACTGTCCCGAGGGAGACGCCTTCAGACGCAAGATGATGTTCGTCAAGACGTGCTCCTGTCACCACGACTGTCCCCGAGACAATGACATCTTCCTGGCTTCGCACACACGCAGGATGATCGGGGACTATGACAACGATATGTAA